One Brassica oleracea var. oleracea cultivar TO1000 chromosome C7, BOL, whole genome shotgun sequence genomic window carries:
- the LOC106303632 gene encoding photosystem II reaction center PSB28 protein, chloroplastic-like: protein MACVRSIRSLTSVTQSPRYVSRTTGIVMSSCSVHPIAPSSFTGSPISLPRLHPPTPTTLIRPRSLVPITMMVKPTLQFIQGTDELTIPDVKLTRSRDGSNGMALFSFDQPSVFDSSGEVGEITGLYMIDEEGVIQSTDVNARFVNGKPEGIVAKHVMRTPKEWDRFMRFMERYSDQNGLQFIKKQ from the exons ATGGCTTGTGTTCGTTCGATACGGTCTTTAACTTCCGTCACTCAGTCTCCTCGATATGTTTCACGCACCACAG GCATTGTCATGTCTTCATGCTCTGTTCATCCCATCGCGCCCTCCTCCTTCACTGGCTCTCCCATTTCCCTCCCGAGACTCCATCCACCAACTCCAACAACTCTTATAAGACCGAGGAGTCTCGTCCCAATCACGATGATGGTCAAACCTACGCTCCAGTTCATCCAAGGGACGGATGAGCTGACTATCCCTGACGTCAAGCTGACTCGGTCTAGGGACGGGTCTAACGGAATGGCACTCTTCTCCTTCGACCAACCATCAGTTTTTGACTCGAGCGGTGAGGTTGGTGAGATAACGGGTTTGTACATGATTGATGAGGAAGGTGTGATACAGTCGACGGATGTGAACGCGAGATTCGTGAACGGGAAACCGGAAGGGATTGTGGCAAAGCACGTGATGCGGACGCCGAAGGAATGGGACAGGTTCATGAGGTTTATGGAGCGGTACTCTGACCAGAACGGCTTACAGTTCATTAAGAAGCAATGA
- the LOC106303734 gene encoding auxin-responsive protein IAA11-like, which yields MEGGSASGSASTLSNNENVLVSCEDSSSPAENELELGLTLSLGRERRVSYADDSSSSSLSSRASVTAGIKRTADSMAATSGQVVGWPPIRSYRMNSMVNQAKTLAMEDPIKNRTDGTTKMRMFVKVTMDGIPIGRKIDLNAHRCYESLSNTLEDMFLKPKTDGNLETRLKILPDGSSGLVLTYEDKEGDWMLVGDVPWGMFIGSVKRLRIMKTSEATGTAQMIL from the exons ATGGAAGGCGGTTCGGCTAGTGGGTCGGCTTCGACCTTGTCAAACAACGAAAACGTCCTCGTCTCTTGCGAGGATTCTTCTTCTCCGGCTGAGAACGAGCTCGAGCTTGGTCTCACGTTGAGCCTAGGTCGAGAACGTAGGGTTTCTTACGCTGATGATTCTTCTTCTTCGTCCTTGAGTAGCAGAGCTAGCGTCACTGCTGGGATCAAGAGAACAGCTGATTCCATGGCCGCAACTAGTGG GCAAGTTGTGGGGTGGCCACCGATAAGGAGTTATAGAATGAACAGCATGGTTAACCAAGCCAAGACATTAGCCATGGAAGATCCGATCAAAAACAGAACTGATGGAACAACAAAGATGAGAATGTTTGTGAAGGTGACTATGGATGGTATTCCCATTGGAAGGAAAATCGATCTGAACGCTCATAGATGCTATGAATCGCTGTCCAACACTCTTGAAGATATGTTTCTGAAACCCAAAACAGATGGTAACTTGGAAACAAGGCTGAAGATACTACCAGATGGGTCTTCTGGATTAGTACTAACGTATGAAGACAAGGAAGGAGATTGGATGCTTGTTGGTGATGTTCCCTGGGG GATGTTTATTGGTTCTGTCAAAAGGCTCCGGATTATGAAAACATCAGAAGCTACTGGTACAG CTCAAATGATCTTATGA
- the LOC106302253 gene encoding ammonium transporter 1 member 4-like, which produces MASSTISCNASDLIPLLSGGANATAAAAAAEFICSRFETVSGKFTDAGYAIDNTYLLFSAYLVFSMQLGFAMLCAGSVRAKNTMNIMLTNVIDAAAGGLFYYLFGFAFAYGAPSNGFIGKHFFGMSDFPKLTFDYPFFLYQWTFAIAAAGITSGSIAERTQFVAYLIYSSFLTGLVYPIVSHWFWSSDGWASPARSDNLLFHSGVIDFAGSGVVHMVGGIAGLWGALIEGPRIGRFEQRSKPLTLRGHSATLVVLGTFLLWFGWYGFNPGSFAIIFKSYGTSPGSSFYGQWSAVGRTAVTTTLAGCTAALTTLFGKRLIDGYWNVTDVCNGLLGGFAAITSGCSVVEPWAAVICGFIAAWVLMGFNKLADKLRFDDPLEAAQLHGGCGAWGIIFTGLFADKTYVSEIYGGDPNRPFGLFMGGGGRLLAAHVVQIVVIVGWVSVTMGTLFFVLHKMELLRIPSEDEVAGMDPTSHGGLAYMYTEEEIKNGIMVRGVGGEDDHVHGHVGVL; this is translated from the coding sequence ATGGCGTCGTCGACCATCTCTTGCAACGCCTCCGATCTCATCCCTCTACTCTCCGGCGGAGCCAACGCCACCGCCGCAGCCGCCGCCGCTGAATTCATCTGCTCCAGATTCGAAACCGTCTCCGGGAAATTCACCGACGCGGGCTACGCGATCGACAACACGTACCTCCTCTTCTCAGCGTACCTAGTCTTCTCGATGCAGCTCGGCTTCGCCATGCTCTGCGCCGGATCCGTCCGCGCCAAAAACACGATGAACATAATGCTCACGAACGTCATCGACGCCGCCGCCGGAGGCCTCTTCTACTACCTCTTCGGCTTCGCCTTCGCGTACGGAGCTCCGTCGAACGGATTCATCGGAAAACACTTCTTCGGGATGAGTGATTTCCCTAAACTTACGTTCGATTATCCTTTCTTTCTTTACCAGTGGACGTTCGCCATCGCCGCCGCGGGGATCACGAGCGGATCCATCGCAGAGAGGACGCAGTTCGTTGCGTATTTGATTTATTCGTCTTTCTTAACCGGATTGGTTTACCCGATTGTGTCTCATTGGTTCTGGTCAAGCGACGGTTGGGCGTCTCCAGCTAGATCTGATAACCTTCTGTTTCACTCCGGTGTGATTGATTTCGCCGGATCCGGCGTCGTTCATATGGTTGGAGGAATCGCCGGTTTATGGGGAGCGTTAATCGAAGGACCGAGAATCGGCCGGTTTGAGCAACGGAGTAAACCGCTTACGTTGCGTGGTCACAGCGCGACTTTGGTTGTGCTCGGTACGTTTTTACTATGGTTCGGTTGGTACGGGTTTAACCCCGGTTCGTTCGCGATTATTTTCAAATCGTACGGGACCTCTCCCGGGAGCTCATTCTACGGACAGTGGAGTGCTGTCGGAAGAACAGCTGTTACGACGACGTTAGCTGGATGTACTGCGGCGCTAACGACTCTGTTCGGGAAGAGATTGATTGATGGTTACTGGAATGTTACGGATGTATGTAACGGTTTGCTAGGCGGGTTTGCCGCGATAACCAGCGGCTGCTCGGTTGTTGAACCGTGGGCCGCGGTTATCTGCGGGTTTATAGCGGCCTGGGTGCTAATGGGCTTCAACAAGCTAGCTGATAAGCTTAGATTCGATGATCCTTTAGAAGCGGCTCAGCTTCACGGCGGTTGCGGCGCTTGGGGGATCATTTTCACTGGTTTGTTCGCGGATAAAACGTATGTGTCGGAGATCTACGGAGGCGATCCGAACAGACCGTTTGGGCTGTTTATGGGAGGAGGAGGGAGGTTGCTTGCGGCGCACGTAGTGCAGATTGTGGTGATCGTGGGTTGGGTTAGTGTGACGATGGGGACTTTGTTTTTTGTGTTGCATAAGATGGAACTGTTGAGGATACCGTCGGAGGATGAGGTCGCCGGGATGGATCCGACGAGTCATGGTGGGTTGGCTTATATGTATACAGAAGAAGAGATTAAGAATGGGATTATGGTTAGAGGTGTGGGTGGTGAAGATGATCATGTCCATGGACATGTAGGTGTTCTTTGA
- the LOC106301588 gene encoding protein PHR1-LIKE 1-like produces the protein MEARPVQRSGSMVLSNLTRTTTSIPSNPSTGEESFMRSDNTQFISKPLGQQTYHLLSSSNNGAVGHICSSTSSGFSTNLHYSSMVSHEKHGSSSNDTSWCHDSLHGGRFLDLPEANHVDDGGIGSAFDDIQKRNDWHEWADHLITDEDPLLSTSWNDLLLNTSSHSDSKVQIPPQAHQTVQQQPSPSVELRPVGTTSSSSNNGTGKARMRWTPELHEAFVEAINSLGGSERATPKGVLKIMKVEGLTIYHVKSHLQKYRTARYRPEPSENGSSEKKLTPLEQITSLDLKGGIGITEALRLQMEVQKQLHEQLEIQRNLQLRIEEQGKYLQMMFEKQNSGLEKGTASKSDTSAKSEQEDKKTDASKELASEETRNSQEPESSQAKRTKTR, from the exons ATGGAGGCTCGTCCGGTTCAGAGATCAGGTTCTATGGTGCTCAGTAACCTCACTCGCACTACTACTTCAATACCTTCTAACCCTTCAACCGGAGAAGAATCCTTCATGAGATCAGACAACACTCAGTTTATCTCTAAGCCATTAGGACAACAAACCTACCATTTGCTTTCTTCCAGTAACAACGGAGCGGTTGGGCATATATGCTCTTCAACATCCTCTGGCTTCTCAACCAATCTCCATTACTCATCTATGGTGTCTCACGAGAAACACGGAAGCAGCAGTAACGATACTTCTTGGTGCCATGATTCACTTCATGGAGGAAGGTTTCTTGATTTACCTGAGGCCAACCATGTTGACGACGGTGGCATTGGTTCTGCGTTTGATGACATTCAAAAACGAAACGATTGGCATGAATGGGCTGACCACTTGATCACCGATGAAGATCCTTTACTATCTACTAGCTGGAATGATCTCTTGCTTAACACCAGTTCCCATTCAGATTCAAAGGTGCAAATTCCACCGCAAGCTCATCAGACTGTTCAGCAGCAGCCTTCTCCTTCTGTGGAGTTGCGACCTGTCGGCACAACATCTTCAAGCAGTAACAACGGAACGGGCAAGGCACGTATGCGTTGGACGCCAGAGCTTCACGAGGCTTTTGTTGAGGCTATCAACAGTCTTGGTGGCAGTGAAA GAGCTACTCCTAAAGGCGTGCTGAAGATTATGAAAGTTGAAGGCTTAACTATATATCATGTCAAAAGCCATTTGCAGAAGTATAGGACAGCTAGATATAGGCCAGAACCATCAGAAAATG GTTCTTCAGAGAAGAAGTTGACACCGCTTGAACAGATAACATCTCTTGACTTGAAAGG TGGGATAGGTATTACAGAGGCTCTGAGACTTCAGATGGAAGTGCAGAAGCAACTCCATGAGCAGCTCGAG ATTCAAAGAAACTTGCAACTCCGGATAGAAGAACAAGGAAAGTACCTGCAAATGATGTTCGAGAAACAAAACTCGGGTCTCGAAAAAGGGACAGCTTCAAAATCAGATACCTCAGCCAAATCTGAACAGGAAGACAAGAAAACAGATGCTTCAAAGGAGCTCGCATCAGAGGAAACAAGGAATAGCCAAGAGCCTGAATCTTCTCAGGCAAAGCGTACCAAAACCCGATAA
- the LOC106302254 gene encoding F-box/kelch-repeat protein At5g39560-like: MNRDDEQPQGNKNTSPPPQLNLQSHSFSSLPDEIADNILARVSRCNYPSLSLVSKRFHSLLSSPELYKTRSHIRTTEPCLYVCLKHDEDQPSKWFTLWMRPVDETLTKDDDHLLPHDDYSLFTVPSSCNPFLEPYCTSVAVGLELYVIGGTYEAPSSAVRILDCRTHTWRDGPSMLVARWCVDAFLLYEKIYVMGRSGINESLAWIEVLDIKTQTWRHLRSLGAYEFDSGWFEINVFEGKIYAIAENKSYAYDPQESRWEVVETHRRGFKFIKDWCVIEDVMYCFTHSGYCKWYDSKTRDWIDVKGSGMELLRMHRTCGLAWRPMLRIRNLGGKLLVMWVPDFERDNEKTERRIWCAKIALEKRGNDVWGKIEWANSVHEWCWFTSCVVSI; this comes from the coding sequence ATGAACCGCGATGATGAACAGCCGCAGGGAAACAAGAACACCAGCCCTCCACCGCAGCTGAATCTACAATCTCATTCGTTTTCTTCACTCCCAGATGAAATAGCTGATAACATTCTTGCTCGTGTCTCTAGATGCAACTACCCTAGTCTCTCTCTCGTCTCCAAGAGATTCCACTCTCTCCTCTCTTCTCCTGAACTGTACAAGACACGTTCTCACATCAGAACCACCGAACCATGTCTCTATGTCTGCCTAAAACATGACGAAGACCAACCTTCTAAATGGTTCACTCTTTGGATGAGACCTGTCGATGAAACCCTAACCAAAGACGACGATCATCTTCTTCCACATGATGACTATTCATTGTTTACGGTACCTTCTTCTTGTAATCCTTTTCTCGAACCATATTGCACTTCAGTAGCGGTTGGTTTGGAACTCTACGTAATCGGTGGAACTTACGAGGCTCCGTCTTCAGCTGTTCGTATTCTTGATTGTCGGACTCACACTTGGCGTGATGGCCCTAGTATGTTGGTGGCTCGGTGGTGTGTGGATGCGTTTTTACTCTACGAGAAAATATACGTGATGGGACGTTCGGGGATCAACGAGTCTCTGGCTTGGATAGAAGTGTTGGACATAAAGACTCAGACTTGGAGACACTTGCGGAGCCTTGGAGCCTACGAGTTTGACAGCGGTTGGTTTGAGATTAATGTGTTTGAAGGAAAGATTTACGCAATTGCTGAAAATAAGAGCTATGCTTATGACCCGCAAGAAAGTAGGTGGGAAGTTGTGGAGACCCACCGGCGAGGCTTCAAATTTATAAAGGATTGGTGTGTGATAGAGGATGTAATGTATTGTTTTACGCACTCCGGTTATTGCAAATGGTATGACTCCAAAACTAGAGACTGGATAGATGTCAAGGGTTCAGGTATGGAACTATTGCGCATGCATAGAACATGTGGCTTAGCATGGCGGCCTATGCTTCGAATACGCAACCTTGGTGGGAAACTTTTAGTTATGTGGGTCCCCGATTTTGAAAGAGACAACGAAAAAACTGAAAGGAGAATATGGTGCGCGAAAATCGCATTAGAGAAGCGTGGAAATGATGTTTGGGGTAAGATAGAATGGGCTAATTCTGTCCACGAGTGGTGTTGGTTCACGAGTTGTGTAGTCTCGATTTGA